From one Lolium rigidum isolate FL_2022 chromosome 4, APGP_CSIRO_Lrig_0.1, whole genome shotgun sequence genomic stretch:
- the LOC124647513 gene encoding sulfate transporter 3.1-like — protein sequence MVGMQVVDVPKLAAPAPAPARVPVPAAKPFLQTLGANLKETFFPDDPFRAVAREEGRCRRAAAALRYVFPCLEWLPSYTLGVLRSDLIAGVTVASLAVPQGISYAKLADLPPIMGLYSSFVPALVYAVMGSSKDLAVGTTAVGSLLFAAMLGKEASPADSPELYMHLAFTATFFAGVFQAGLGILRLGFVVDFLSHAAIVGFMGGAATVVCLQQLKGLLGLQHFTTSTDVVDVMRAVFSQTHMWRWQSVLLGCSFIVFLLVTRFFSKRRPKFFWVSAAAPLVSLIVGSVLVYLTHGENHGIQVIGNLAKGINPASAKNLILSPPHMMVALKTGIITSLIGLAEGIAVGRSFAMAKNYHVDGNKEMIAFGLMNVIGSCTSCYLTAGPFSRSAVNVNAGCKTAMSNAVMAVAVAITLLFLTPLFHYTPLVVLSAIIVSAMLGVIDFPAAARLWKVDKLDFCVYLGVVLGDIEIGLSIAVGISVLRILLFVARPRTTMLGNMPNSTIYRRMDQYTMAETVPGVLVLHVDSPIYFANASYLRERISRWIDEEEHRIKDAGEESLQCIVLDMGAVASIDTSGTKLIEDLKKSLDRKSMQIALANPGSEVMKKLDKSKVHGLIGDEWIFQTVAEACDNALLNCKIARSV from the exons ATGGTGGGGATGCAGGTCGTCGACGTGCCGAAgctggcggcgccggcgccggcgccggcgcgcgtGCCGGTGCCCGCTGCGAAGCCGTTCCTCCAGACCCTCGGCGCCAACCTGAAGGAGACCTTCTTCCCCGACGACCCGTTCCGCGCCGTGGCTCGCGAGGAAGGCCGCTGCCGGCGCGCCGCGGCCGCGCTCCGGTACGTGTTCCCCTGCCTGGAGTGGCTTCCGTCCTACACCCTCGGCGTGCTCCGTTCCGACCTCATCGCCGGCGTCACCGTCGCCAGCCTCGCCGTCCCCCAGGGCATCAGCTACGCCAAGCTCGCCGACCTCCCGCCCATCATGGGACTAT ACTCTAGTTTCGTGCCAGCGCTGGTGTACGCGGTGATGGGGAGCTCCAAGGACCTGGCGGTGGGCACAACGGCGGTGGGGTCCCTGCTGTTCGCGGCGATGCTGGGTAAGGAGGCGTCGCCGGCAGACAGCCCGGAGCTGTACATGCACCTTGCATTCACGGCCACCTTCTTCGCCGGCGTGTTCCAGGCCGGACTGGGCATCCTCAGGCTGGGATTCGTGGTGGACTTCCTGTCGCACGCCGCCATTGTCGGCTTCATGGGCGGCGCAGCCACGGTGGTGTGCCTGCAGCAGCTCAAGGGCCTCCTCGGCCTCCAGCACTTCACCACCTCCACCGACGTCGTCGACGTCATGCGAGCCGTCTTCTCGCAGACCCACATG TGGCGATGGCAGAGCGTGCTTCTCGGGTGCTCCtttatcgtcttcctcctcgtgaCTCGCTTCTTC AGCAAGAGGCGGCCCAAGTTCTTCTGggtgtcggcggcggcgccgctggtATCTCTCATCGTTGGAAGCGTTCTGGTGTATCTCACCCATGGGGAAAACCATGGCATCCAAGTG ATTGGCAACCTCGCCAAGGGCATAAACCCGGCGTCGGCCAAGAACCTGATCCTGTCGCCGCCGCACATGATGGTCGCGCTCAAGACTGGCATCATCACCAGCCTCATCGGGCTCGCG GAAGGGATCGCCGTGGGCCGGAGCTTCGCCATGGCCAAGAACTACCACGTAGACGGCAACAAGGAGATGATCGCCTTCGGCCTGATGAACGTCATCGGGTCCTGCACCTCCTGCTACCTGACCGCCGGCCCCTTCTCGCGCTCCGCCGTGAACGTCAACGCCGGCTGCAAGACGGCCATGTCGAACGCCGTCATGGCGGTGGCCGTGGCCATCACGCTCCTCTTTCTGACGCCGCTCTTCCACTACACCCCGCTGGTGGTGCTCTCGGCCATCATCGTGTCGGCCATGCTGGGCGTCATCGACTTCCCGGCAGCCGCGCGGCTCTGGAAGGTGGACAAGCTCGACTTCTGCGTCTACCTCGGCGTCGTCTTGGGCGACATCGAGATCGGTCTCTCCATCGCA GTTGGGATATCGGTTCTCCGCATCCTGCTCTTCGTGGCGCGGCCGAGGACCACGATGCTCGGGAACATGCCCAACTCGACCATCTACAGAAGGATGGACCAGTACACCATGGCAGAGACCGTGCCTGGGGTGCTCGTGCTGCACGTCGACTCGCCTATCTACTTTGCCAATGCCAGCTACCTGCGAGAGAG GATCTCGCGGTGGATCGACGAGGAGGAGCACCGAATCAAGGATGCAGGTGAGGAGAGCCTGCAGTGCATCGTCCTGGACATGGGTG CCGTTGCCAGCATCGACACGAGCGGGACGAAGCTGATTGAGGATCTCAAGAAGAGCCTAGACAGGAAGAGCATGCAG ATTGCGCTGGCGAACCCGGGGAGCGAAGTCATGAAGAAACTGGACAAGTCCAAGGTGCACGGGCTCATCGGCGACGAGTGGATCTTCCAGACGGTGGCCGAGGCGTGCGACAACGCGCTGCTCAACTGCAAGATAGCAAGGAGTGTCTGA